CAAAAAAATGATGTAAAGAGTACAAATCAAAATGCTACAAGATTTACAGATTCTTATATTAAAAATCTTGGAAATAGTATTATTAGGCATGGTGATTATATAGAGACTATTGCAGCAAAGGCTACAAATTTTGATGAGACTGCAAAATCAGATGCTACCTCTGTATTTAGTGGAGCAGGGGCAAAAACAAAAGCTGCAAAACTAAAAGATATAGACCTTGCTATGGCTGATTATAATAAATGGCTTCAAAAATATAAAGATGATCCAACTTTACCATCAGCTGGCTCTATTGCACAAGTTTCTCAAGTGAACTTTAGGACAGGGGTTCCTCCTACTTCTATTATTGGGAAAGACGGTGACTCTATAAGAGTAGTTATTGATGGACAAAATTATGATGTAGATTTTATTCCAACTAAAACAACAGATGATTATAGACAACAACTTTGGACACAGCTTACTGCATCTGGAGAAGCTGCAACATATGGTATTGTAGATCCTGCTAATCTTATTGCACCTTTTCCAAATGGACCAATAGCAACGCAAGAGATAGCAGATACTGAAATTGCAAAATATGACCAGTTGGCTGGAAAAATAAATACTTATAAAGCTATGGCTGATAAAATTTCTAATTCAAATGCTGGTGGAATGGTAGCTTATATGGCAAAAGATAGTTTAGCACCAACTGCTGATACATTAAATCCAAATGGTATGTATGAAGAGAGTACAAAGTTAGCAGATATGTTAAGAGGAGTTATTCAAATAAAATCTTTAATTCCTGGAAAAGATTTTAAAATAACAGAAGTATCTGAACACTCAGGAGCAAATCAAAATGTATCTGTAAAAGGATCACATCAAACAACAGCAGCAGCTGTTTCTGGTTCTGGTAAAGCTGCTATTGACTCAGCTAGAGAAGCTCTTTCTAGACTTGTAACAGGAAATCAACAAAGTGTTTATACAACACAAGAGCTATATGGAAATGCAACTTCAGCAACTTCTACAAGAGAGTATAAATTTAACATTGAAATTTTTGATAAAGATTTGGGTTATGTTATCCCTGTTCCAAATGATGGGGCAACTCCACCACAACCTGTAAATATTACTTTTGGTACAGGAGCAACAGCGCCGTATGATGATATGACAATAGATGGTATAGTAAACTCTATAAATAATTTAAGAACAGCTTCAGGACCACAATTAGGTGATTATATTGTTGCAAAAAATGTAAATGGAAACTTGGTATTAGAAACAAAAGATTCTAGTTATGATTTAGAGTTTGATGCTAAATTAACATATGATGATCCTACTCCTCCCTCTGGACCAGCTGTTAGTAATGTATTTATAGAGATAAATGCTGATTATTCTGGAAGAAGAGGTGCCGGCGGAGAGTTTATGGAGATAACTACAAGAGTTGATCAAACTTCTACTCAAAACAGTCTTCAGTTAAGACTAGATGTTTTAAATATCTCTGATAGTAAATTTGGACAATTCAATATTGATGACACTGGACTTGTAACAATAAAAGAGGGTGGTGTAGAGTACGCTGTTGGGCAAGTATCAATTGCTAGATTTACAAATAACAGAGGTCTTGAAGCAGTTGGAAACAACAACTTCCAAAGAACTCAAGAGTCTGGAAATGCAATTTATAGTATAAACAACAACAATACAAGTGGTGTAAAAGGACAAGCACTTGAGCTTAGTAAAGCAGATTTGAGTGAAAGCTTAGTAAACTTGATGGTATTTCAAAGAGCTTTTGAAGCAAATGCGAAATCTATAACAACATCAGATGAGCTTTTAAGTACACTTATTAACTTAAAAAGATAATATTACGATTAGAGCAAGATTTTTTCTTGCTCTATTTAAAAATATTAATTATAGGAAAAAAATTGGATTTTTTAATATCAACAGTTTTAGCTATCATTTTACTTTACTTTATTTCAAGTACAAGTGCCTATAAATCAATGTATAAAAAAATAAAAGAAGAAAAAGAGATTATAGAAGAAGAAGTTACAAAGCTTGAAGCTTTAATACAACGATATGAAAAGCAGGTTAAAATAGGTACAAGTAGTCTTAAAAATAATCAAGAAAATCTACAAGTTGCACGTGATGATTTACAAAATCTTAGACTTGAGAATATTACTTTAAAAAATAAAATAAACGATTTACAAAGAAGAAATGAAGAGTTATTTGCTCAGGTAAATGCAATTATTTAGGAATAATTTGAAAAAATCTATATATAAAATAGTTATAATTTTTTTTATACTAAATAATTTTTTATACGCAAATATTATAGAATCACAACCACAAATAATTTTTGAACTAGAAAAACTTGAAGCTTCAAATGAAAACTTAGAGATACAAGTTGATTTTAATAAAGCAGTTTTACACTTTAGAAAAGGTGAATATAAAGATGCTTTAAGACTTTTTGAGAAAACTTCAAAAGTTTTTGAAGCACCATCACTTTTGAATATGGGAATAATATATTATAAACAAAAAGATGAAAAAAAAGCACAAGAGTTTTTTAATAAAATATATTCAAAAAAGACAAATCTAATAAATCAACCATACTCATTTATATCATCTTGTTACTATCTTTTTGAGATAACAAAAGATGATAAATATATGCTAGATTTAGTGACAATTTTTCAAAATAGCAAAAAATTAAGTGAATACAACGAACTTATAACAGATATAAAAGATGCTATTTTGAAAGAGTTGGCAAATAGATATTTGATGATAGAAGATTATGAAAATGCTCTAGGTGCTTTAAATGCAATGAGTTACTCTTTAGATTTAAAAAAAGCTATGATTTTGATAAAACTAAATAATTTTCAAAAAGCTTCAACAATTTTGAAAAAGATAAGAGAAGAAGAGAAAAATAGTGAAATTTTAAATAAAGTATTGTGGATTTCAGCATATTCTAGTTTGAAACAAAATAATTTTGAAGATGCACAAGAGATACTTGATTTAATTAATGATAGAAAAAAAGATTTTAATGTAAATATACAAATGCCTCTAGAGATATTTTTTAATAAAGATTTATATACATACAAAGATTACTACAAAAGTATTATGAAATTTGATGAAGATAGAATGTATGATTTTATATATTATTTTGCTCCTTTTGTATTTTCAGATTCAAAAGAGATAATATATGATTCTGTAAAAGGTTTTATATATGGCAAAGCACAAAGTGTAGAGAATTTAGAAAATATGGTTGAGTATAATACTAAATTTATTCGTTTGGTAAAACAAGATCCAATAAAGCGAGTAAATGAATTAAAAAATATTATAAAAACAGATTCCAAAGCATATATTTACTATAACCTAGCTCTATCTTATGCACAAATCAATGATTTTACAAATGCTTATAAAAACTTTGAAAAAGCATATAAACTAAGCCCTGGTAATAAGTTATATTCTGTTATGTACCTAATTACAGCAAATAAAATATCTGCTGATATACCAGAAAAACAAAGAGCTATTTTGGATAAAAATATAAAAGATAGTGGAGGATTATATAGCTACTTTGCAAAAGAGTTATATAAATTATTTGTAAATAGTACTTACAATGTTGTTGAAGCATCACAATCTTATGAAAAAACAGTTTTTTATAAAGCTATAGATTTTCTAAAGAAAATGAATAGTAATGAAAATTTAATTAATCATCAACTTCTTGAAGATTATGAGAGAGACCCTTTTATATATCTTTTAAAACTTGTTCAAAAAAATAAAAATGAAGATGAGTATAGATACGCAGCAAGAGTTCAAGATGCAGTAACTTTGAAATATAATAATAATTTTTTAGATAGCTCTTTAATTACTTCAAAATATTATATTGATATTTTAAGAGCATTTGGTGTTTTTTCAAGAGTAGATTTTAATATAGATGGAAATAATAACCCAAGCTATTTGGTAACAAAAGCTTATAGTGATTTATATTTGAGTAAACCACTTACTTCTATAGAGACATTAAACAGGCTAAAAGATGAGTTTGGATATGAAAATAGATTTACAATGTATCTTTCAACTGCATCTTTTTTAGAATCTTTAAGACCTGAAGAGGCATCTATTCAAATATCTTTAATAAAAGCATTTTATAAAGATAAAGATACAGATTTTTTAACTGCAATTCAACTTTTACAAAATATGAACATTTCAAGTGCAAAGCAATTTTTAGTAAATAAGTATAATAACCCATATATAGATTTTAGAATTGTTGGTTTTGAAGAGTTTATGCTTTCTTTATAATACTATTTAATTTTTTTTTGTTATAATGTTTTAAAATTCTTACAAAGGGGTCTTTAGTGGAAATTGGAAGAGTAGCACAAATTGATAACGCAAAAGAAAACTATGAGATAAAGACAAAGCAAGTAAGCAGTGTTGAAGAAAAAGTTAAAACAATACAAGAAGATGAGTATAAAAAGAACTCTTCAAAAGAGCCTGTAAGTGAGTTGAATGAGGTTATTTTGGATAATATTAAGTTTGGATACAACAGAGAGTCAAAAGATTTTTTTGTAAAAATAACAAGAGGCGATATTGAAAATAAATATCCAACAGAAGATATGATGAAAATAAAAGCTTTTTTAATTGAAGAGCTAGAAAAAAGTATTAAAAATTAAAAAAAGGTAAGATATTTTGGCATCAGATTTATCAAATGTATTTAAAAACGAGCTATCAAATACACTAGAGCAGTTATTAGGGAAGAAAGCAAAAATTTCTGAAACAAAAAAATTAGATGATATTTTTGATTCTTCAAGTTTTATAGAAGCAGATGTAAAATTTGATATAAAAGGTTTAAGTTCAGCTATAGTTTTTTATATTCCAACTATTAGTGCTACAAAGTTTGAATATTTAATGTTAGGTGGAATGGGTGATTTAAAAGAAGATATTGATGATGAAACAACAGATGCTGTAAATGAGATAGTTTCAAATATTTGTGGAAGTTTTTGTACTGCTTCAAATGCTCAAGGTATGCCAGATATTGTAGGTATGAAATCAGAGATTAAAGGAACAAAAAAGGTAGAAAAAAGTGCATTAAGTGGAAAAGATATATATCTTTTTAATATATCTTTAGAAGAAGATGCAACTCCTATTTTAATCAGTTTTGAAAAAACATTTTCTCCTTTTTTCTCCTTGATTACAGGAGTAAATGACGAAAAACCAGTAGTTTCAACTCCTACGGCTCCAGTTGCACCAACTATAACTCAAACTCAATCAATTGTAGGAGTTCCAAATCCATCTAAAAATCTTGAACTTTTGTATAATGTTAGATTAAAATTAAGTGTAAGATTAGGTACAAAAATAGTTCTTTTAAAAGATATATTAAGATGGGATGTTGGTGAGATTATTGAGCTTGAACAGATGGTAAATGAACCACTGGAGATTCTTATAAATGGTGTAAAAATAGGTGAGGGTGAAGCTGTAATTGTAGAAGGAAAGTTTGGATTAAAGATTAAAAAAATTATAAATGAAGATTTGAAATTAGATAAAATAGGATTGTAAAATGGAGATAAATAGTAGTAATTTATATAACAAAGATATTCTAAAAACAAATAAGTTTGAAAATTTAAATAGTAGTAGTCTTGAAAAAGTTGAAGATAAAGAACTAAGAGAAGTAAGTAATAATTTTGAAGCATTTTTTATAAATCAAATATTGGAAACTTCTTTAAAATCAACTAGCATCGCAGGAGAAGAGGCTGGTAGCGATATTATAAAAAGTATGTATTTACAATCAATTTCTGATAGTTCTAGTGGTAATTTCGGAATTAGTGATATGCTTTATAACTTTTTATCACAAAATAATAAGAAAGAGCAAGGTTAAAATATGGTTGATAAAATTGTAGATAATATGCAACAACTAATACTTGAGTTAAAAAATGCAATAAATCAAGATATAGAAGATATAAAAGCATCAAAACACGAAGAGCTTTTTGGAAGAAATGATAGAAAAAATTCAATCATAAATGAGATTATGAATCAAAAAGTTGAATTAAACAAAGAGTTATCAACACTTATTCAAAATAACTTTGATGTTAATATTTATAGAGATAAAGTAAATGAACTAGAAGAAGGGTTAAGAACTTTATATGAGCTAAATAAAAAATTAGCAAACATAGTTTTACCAATAAAACAGATGTATAAAGAGCTTTTAGATGAGATAAGTGAGCAATCTGGAGGACAGATTTTTGATATTAAGGCTTAGTTTTTTATCTTTAGTTTTTTCTTCATATTTATTTGCAATTTCTGTTTTTGTAACAAAAGAAGCAATAAAATATGAAGAGAAAATAGATATTTCTAAACTAGAACAAAAAGAGTTTGACACAATTCCTAGGACTTGTACTCCTTTGACTTTGGAAGATTTGCAAAATGGTGAATTTATAACAACTCATCATATAAATAAAAATAGTATAGTTTGTGAAAAAAGTGTAAGATCTACTGAAAACAATGAGATAATTTTTAATTTTGGCGGAGTTAAAATAGTAAAAAAAGGAAAAATTATCTATGAGAATGAAGAGTTTATAAGATTTAAGAATTTAGATGGAACTATTGAACAAATATATAAAGATGGAAGACAAAAATGAATAGACTCTCTTTTTTAGGGGAAACACCAACAGAAGCCTTAAGAAATGCTCAAATTGAGTGTGGAGAAGATGCTATTGTAATCTCTACAAAAAAAATAGCAAATGCAAATGGTTATAATAAAGATATGTATGAGATAGTTGTTGCTGTTGAAGATGAAGAGATTCAAAAAAATATGGAGTTTACAAAAACAGCAATTACTAAAGCTACTGTTGAATCTCAACCTATAAAAGCACAAGTTTATGACTATAAAGAGGAGATTTTGAAAATGCAATCTCTTCTTGAACAAGTACAAAAAACTCTTTGGAAACCAAAAAGCCAACTATACGATTTGCTTATACCTCCAGAATTTATAGATGTTTACACTATCTTTGAAAAAAATGAGTTCGATAGTGAGATGACATACACTATTATGAAAAAGACAATAAAAGAACTTCCAGTTTCACTAAAATCAAATCAAAAAAAAGTAAATGATTTCTTTAAATTAGTTTTAAGAAGAGTTATTCCTATTAAAATGGAGCAACCTTTAAGAAAAGAGCAAAGAAAAATTATGATGATGGTAGGTCCTACAGGAGTTGGAAAAACTACAACTATTTCAAAGCTAGCTGCAAGATTTGCTTACAAAATGGAACAAAACCATAAGGTTGGAGTAATTACTTTAGACTCTTTTAGAGTAGGTGCAATAGAACAGCTACAAGCATATACAAATATTATGAGACTTCCTTTAGAAATAGTAAAGAAGCCTGAAGATTTGACTGAAGCACTTTTAAGGCTTAAAAATTGTAATTATATTTTTATTGACACAGCAGGTTCAAGTCAATATGATATAGATAAAATAGAACTTATAAATGAGTACAGAAATCATGTATATGAACTTCCTATTGAGAAAACTTTGGTTTTACCTTCAAATGTAAAACATAGTGATTTAATGGAGATTTATAAAAATTATTCAATACTTGATATTGATAATTTAATCTTTACAAAATTAGATGAGACAAAAAGTTTTGGAAATGTTATATCCTTTTCACATAAAACAAAAAAATCAATAACATATTTCTCTATTGGACAAAATGTTCCTGATGATTTAATTGCAGCAGATGCTTCATTTTTAATAGATTGTTTTATGAATAATGAGTGCAGTAAGGAGATATAATGCTAGATGCTAGATTATCTCAAGCCGAAAAATTAATAAATCTTACTTCAAAAGTAAATAGCGAAGTAAGTAGCTCAAAAACAAAACTTTTGACAATAACATCTGGAAAAGGTGGAGTTGGAAAATCTACTTTTACAGCTAATTTTGCTTATATATTATCTCAAAAAAATTTAAGAGTATTGGTTTTAGATGCAGATATAGGTTTGGCAAATATGCAGGTACTTTTTGATGTAAAACCAGTAGTTACTCTTTTTGACTATATTAATGGGCATAAAAAACTTCAAGAAGTAATAATAGAAACGAAATACCCAAATTTATCTTTAATTGCTGGGAAAAGTGGATACCAATATGCAACAAATAGTAGTAGTTTTATATTTTCTAGATTAGTTCAAGATATATTGGATTTAAATTTTTATGATATTTTGATTGTTGATACTGGAGCTGGATTAAATGATTATGTAAAAGAGTTTTTAAAAGTATCAACAAATATTTTAGCAATAACTTCAACAGATCCTAGTGCTTTAACTGATGTCTACTCTTTGATAAAAATGTTAGCAATCGATAAAAAAAGTTTAATGCTCTGTTTTAATCATACAAAAAATGATCTAGTTGGTGAAACAATTTCAAACTCTTTGATAAATTTAGCTAAAAAAAACAGATTAAAAAGCGAATTTGTGATAAAATATATAGGAAGTGTACCAAGCAGTGAGAACATTACAAAAATAGCTAGAGCTAGAAGAATATTTGTTAATGAGTTTCCACAAGAGGAAGCTTCTTTTAGGTTGCATAGTATTGTAGATCGTGTTTTAAAAAATATTTAAAAATCGGAGTTTAAGTGGTAGTAGAAAGATTTTCGCAAAATCTAATAAATACTGGAATATTTAAGATATATATAGCAATTGGTTTTTTTGCTACAATAATATTTTTTACATTCAACTCAGAACTTTTTTCACCTCTTCAAATGCTTTTTGGAGCTATTTTAGTTACTGTTACTTTAAAAGGTTTTAGTAATTTAATGTTATCTTTTATAGTTAATAATTTTAGTCTAGATCAAAAGAGAATGGAGTTTGATAATAGATATAATGAAGATAAAATCAACTTGCTTTTAAATCAACTTGTTGTAAAAGATATAAAAGAAGATAAAGAAAATGATGAGCAATCAAACGAAAATTCAACTCAAGATAAAAAAGAAGAAGCTGCAAGCTAAAATAGGAGATTAAAAAATGAGCATAGTAGGTGCTATAAACTATTTAAATCCATTGCAAGGTATTGATAGTGCAAATGTAAAACAAAGTGAAACTTTAAGTGAAAGTCAATATGCTGATAAATCTTTTAAAGATTTGTTAAATGGGGCTATAAATGAGGTAAATGATTCTCAAATAGAAGGATATAACTCTATGAAAGAGATTGCAACAGGAAAAGTTGCAAATCTTCAAGAAGCTGTTCAAAAAATTGAAGAAGCAGAATTAAGTCTTAAATTGGGATTAGAAGTTAAAAATAAAGCTATAAATGCTTATAGAGAAATTATGAGAATGCAAATTTAGTAAAAGGAGCAAATTATGGGTTTTTTTGATGGATATAACGTATCAACTTCAGGAATGAGTGCACAAAGAACAAGAATAAATGTTGTAAGTGCTAATATTGCAAATGCAAAAACAACTCATACTCAAGAAGGTGGACCATATAAAAAGCAACAAGTTGTTTTTGAAGATGTTCTATTAGCAAATAAAACTAGAAGAACAAATTCAAATGATATTGAAGTAAATAATTCTCCACAATCTGATTTGGCTCTTAGAGCTGTTGGAGTAAAAAAGATTATTCATACAGATGCGCAACCTGTATTAAGATATGATCCTACTCATCCAGATGCAAATGAAAAAGGTTATGTAGCATATCCTGATATAAATCCTGTTATCGAAATGGTTGATTTAATAGAGGCTATGAGATCTTATGAAGCAAATGTTACTGCATTTAATACTCATAGGGGAATTGATACAAAAACTCTAGATATATTAGCTGGAAATTAAGGACTAAAAAATGGCAAATCTGGTTGATATTTTTACACAGACAAGTGGTTTAAAAGGTGAAGCAACAGTTTTAAGCACAAGTGAAGATTTGCCAAAAGATAAGCCATCTTTATTTGATTCTCTTCTAAAAACTTCAATAGAAGATATTGAAAACAGTTCAGCACAAAATACAAATTCAAAGATAGTATCTCAAAATATTACTTCAAATTTAGAAAAGAGTCCTTTGGATGCAGAAGTTATAGAGGTTAATACAAAATTGATTGATGAAGGTTTCGATTCTCAAGCTATTAATTTGGATGAAAATTCAAATAGTGAAGAAGTTATAAAAGATTTATCAAAAAACATAACAAATGAGTTAAGTAAAGATAATACAAAAAAAGATGAGATAAAAGAACCTACAAAAAATATTCAAAATAGTATAAGTAGTAAGAACTCATTACTAGATAGGTTAGTTTTGGAAGTAAAAAATAGTAATTTAGAACAAGTACCTAAAGTTGAGCAAATTTTAAGTGAACCTTCGGAAAATGCTGATGTTTTAAGTACTGATAAGAGTTTTATAAAATCTTTAGATAAAGTTATTGAAGGCTTAAAAAATCAAAATAATTTAGAACAAAAATTAGATAGTGAAAAAATTATAATTTCTAAAGATGATAAATTAGTAGAGATAATAAAAGAGCAAGAAATTCTTATAGAAGATATAAATGGAAATAATTTACAAATAAAAGATGACAACAGTCAAAATTTTGATGATGTAACTTTAGAAACAACTCAAAATTTATCGCAAATAATAGTAAATAGTGAAGATAGACAAAATGTAGAAAATCAAATTGAAACTTCTGTAGTTTTAAAAGATAGTTTAAATTTTGAAAATATTTTGATTGTTGAAGATGAAGTTGTAAAGAGTGATGCTATCAAAAATGAAACTGTAAAAAATGAAAACAAATTAAATTCACAAAATATTTTAATTGTTGAGAATGAAATTGTAAAAACTGAAAACAATACGAAAGTAGATCAAAAATTATCTCTTATGGATCAATTAATTCAAACAAACAGTAAAAAAGATATTACAACAAAAATAGAAGAATCTGCTACTTCAAATCCTCAAAGCGTAGAGCAAATTAATAAAAATTCAAAAGAGGTTGCCTCAAATATTTTTTTAGCTGAGCAAAAAAATAGTTTGAATAATCAACTACTTTTTAATAAAAATGAAGCAGTGAATATTTTAAAAAATGCTTCAAGTATTGAAGATATAGAAAAAAGTGCAAATATCTTAGATTTAGATGCAAATAATTTAGAAGTTGAACAAAATATCTCTAGTGAGAGTTTAAATGATTTAAGTGTAGATGAAAAAGAGATTTTAGATAGAAAAAATATTTTAAATAGTATTTTAAATGAAAAAAATATAAGAAGTGTAGATGTTAGAAATCTTATAACAAACTCAATAGAGGCTTCGAAAGCCCTTTTGGAAGATACTATAAATATTTTAGATGATAAAATTTTGGATATTCAACCAAATTTGGTAAATTCAATTCAATCAAGAATTGTTGGAGCAAAACAGCAAATGGCTTCTATGATGTCAGATGTTGCAAGACAGATGTATGAAAACTATAAACCGCCTGTTACTGTTTTTAGAATGAATTTAAATCCTGGAGATTTAGGAACTATTTCAGTTTTAATGAAACAAGATAAGTCAAGTGGATTAACTATTAATATGAGTGTTTCTAATATTGCAACACTAGAGCTTTTAATGGAAAATCAAAATATGTTAAGAAACTCATTGGCAAAAACATTTAATGATAGTGCAAACTTTAATCTTGATTTCTCAAAAGGAGAAGGTGGTCAAAGCCAAGGAGACTCTTCAAGTAATCAAAATCAAAGAGATAAAAGAGATTCAAACACTCAAGAGATATTAAGGCTTAAGAAAGAGAATAAAGATTACGAAGAGAAAAACGATTATATGTAATGGAAGAGTTTTTCTCACTTTTAAATGAAGATGTTCTTGTTAAATTTCTTCTTCTTTTTGCAAGAGTAGTATCTTTTGTAGCGTTTATGCCAGTTTTTGGACATACAGCAATAAGCGTTACTGTAAGAGTTGCTTTTGCTTTTTATTTAGTAATTTTTCTTTTTCCTTTTATTGGTGATGTTAAATATATTAGTGAATCTTCATTTATAGTATCTTTATTATCTGAAATTACTTTGGGATTAGTTGCTGCAATGCTTGTAAATATAATATTTTCATCTGTTAAGATTATAGGTGAATTTGTTGAGTATTCAACTGCTTTATCTATGGCTATGATGTTTGACCCAACAACAGGTTCTCAAGAAGGTTTGGTAGCAAAACTACTTTTTTGGATATCATTGATGCTATTTTTCCAA
Above is a genomic segment from Aliarcobacter cryaerophilus containing:
- a CDS encoding flagellar hook-length control protein FliK, whose protein sequence is MANLVDIFTQTSGLKGEATVLSTSEDLPKDKPSLFDSLLKTSIEDIENSSAQNTNSKIVSQNITSNLEKSPLDAEVIEVNTKLIDEGFDSQAINLDENSNSEEVIKDLSKNITNELSKDNTKKDEIKEPTKNIQNSISSKNSLLDRLVLEVKNSNLEQVPKVEQILSEPSENADVLSTDKSFIKSLDKVIEGLKNQNNLEQKLDSEKIIISKDDKLVEIIKEQEILIEDINGNNLQIKDDNSQNFDDVTLETTQNLSQIIVNSEDRQNVENQIETSVVLKDSLNFENILIVEDEVVKSDAIKNETVKNENKLNSQNILIVENEIVKTENNTKVDQKLSLMDQLIQTNSKKDITTKIEESATSNPQSVEQINKNSKEVASNIFLAEQKNSLNNQLLFNKNEAVNILKNASSIEDIEKSANILDLDANNLEVEQNISSESLNDLSVDEKEILDRKNILNSILNEKNIRSVDVRNLITNSIEASKALLEDTINILDDKILDIQPNLVNSIQSRIVGAKQQMASMMSDVARQMYENYKPPVTVFRMNLNPGDLGTISVLMKQDKSSGLTINMSVSNIATLELLMENQNMLRNSLAKTFNDSANFNLDFSKGEGGQSQGDSSSNQNQRDKRDSNTQEILRLKKENKDYEEKNDYM
- a CDS encoding flagellar biosynthetic protein FliR, which produces MEEFFSLLNEDVLVKFLLLFARVVSFVAFMPVFGHTAISVTVRVAFAFYLVIFLFPFIGDVKYISESSFIVSLLSEITLGLVAAMLVNIIFSSVKIIGEFVEYSTALSMAMMFDPTTGSQEGLVAKLLFWISLMLFFQTGMYEMTLVLLAKSFSMIHLGTFDIFSINGIKLAIGEINRMFAFAFTFALPLFFIGFILDVYYGYGTKSMPAFSPFIITFQLKFALIFLFLIFGLEIFFDAFTNYFISKFE